CCCGCGGTGCGGGCCGGGCCTGCCAAGCGGTCGAATCCGTTCACAATCAACAAAGGCTTGCGACCGTCCTCCTGCCAGCACACGGATAAAATCTCCGATGGAAAGCTTTCACCGCCATCGTTCACCGCCGTCACCTTGTAGCTGTAGATCACACCCGGCTGCAATCCGCTCAGCACCGCCTCCGTTGAAGGGTACAACACTCCATCGTTGAACCCGCCGTCGTTCCGCCGGGTGTAGACGATATAGCGGTCCGGCGCCGCCGTCGGCTCCAATGGATCCAGCTGCGGTTGCCAGCGAAGGGTGACCTGGCGATGTCCGCTGAAATGGGTCTGCAAATGAGTGACCGCCAGCGGCTGGATTTGATAAGGTCTCTGGTGCTGCATGGCGAGAAATTTCACCATGCCCTTATACAACGCGCGTGCAGCATCAAATCGGAAGCGCGGATCCAACGCGAACATCATGTCGAGAAAATTCTGATGCGACAGCAGTTCGATCAAAGCAGAGGGCATGTTGGGCCGCACCACTTCCGCATACTGGGCTTCCATCAACGCACGGCGGTTCCAGTGAGGGTCATAGAGCGCGCACAGATCGCTCTGCAACTGCGTTTGCAGGATGTCGGCCAGATCACGGTTGGCCATGCGCGAGACGCCGTGCGGAAAGACAAAGGCAGAATCCGAACCTTCGATGCTGTAGATGGCCAAAGTGCCGATGGTGGTGTCGCTGCGATTGATCCCTGCATCGGTATGCAGCGCCAGCGACAGATCGACCGGAATGCCGAGCCCTGCAGCCTGCCGGTCATTCTTTGGCCCAAAGGGAGCGCCGTACAGATAGTTGGCGTATTCGCTGCGGCTGACATAATCGTCCCGGTAGTCGTCTTTTCCGCCAGACAGATCATGCACCAGGGTGTCGGGAAAGCCGAGATAGTGCAGATAATATTTGCTGCCTTCACAGAACCGTGGACGGCGACTCTCCAGGCCCTCGCGCTGATACCGGCTAAAGCCGCCGCCGAAACGAATCGCATCTGCACTAACCAGAAGGCCGGGATAATCGCTCTGATTGGTGATGGTCACAGAGCCGTTTTCAGCGTGCCGGCCTTTGAAAAATTTAAACCGTCCAAGATAGATCCAGGTATGACCGCCGATCTGCTGATTGACTAAAAATTCACTGCAGCCGCCGGCATGATGTACTTGATAGTGTGCGTCCGGCACATGCTGCGGCGAGGCGGCGTAGGTGACATACACCGCATACTCGCCGGTGGCGGGAATATCCGGAATCCATGTCGCACGGCGGCGGGCGATGGCGTCGGCAGTGGTGTGCCGGCTGCTTCCCTGCCGA
This bacterium DNA region includes the following protein-coding sequences:
- a CDS encoding xanthan lyase; translated protein: MTKAVRLISSLMLLSLCTCAHRAVERKPRYDYSTMDKRTAAAHKKIVSWLDHCVATEQPVALASSVRLDSVAIDEASAKMAIYFNKPFSYPAYRPDHVAAMYAGLRNRLGRRYRDYRITIYALRQPLEQLVPNLYRSGFQDLDRSRLAKPSPVAPVALVRPERPLFRPHLGLLGRTIDVRPSHGWYYDSHQHRWQWQRPRLFQTVEDLLSYSFVVPYLIPMLENAGATVFMPRERDVQSLETIVDNDDPAGYHEQAEPDAPWSTAEEKGFAPVEPLLSASVNPFRQGSSRHTTADAIARRRATWIPDIPATGEYAVYVTYAASPQHVPDAHYQVHHAGGCSEFLVNQQIGGHTWIYLGRFKFFKGRHAENGSVTITNQSDYPGLLVSADAIRFGGGFSRYQREGLESRRPRFCEGSKYYLHYLGFPDTLVHDLSGGKDDYRDDYVSRSEYANYLYGAPFGPKNDRQAAGLGIPVDLSLALHTDAGINRSDTTIGTLAIYSIEGSDSAFVFPHGVSRMANRDLADILQTQLQSDLCALYDPHWNRRALMEAQYAEVVRPNMPSALIELLSHQNFLDMMFALDPRFRFDAARALYKGMVKFLAMQHQRPYQIQPLAVTHLQTHFSGHRQVTLRWQPQLDPLEPTAAPDRYIVYTRRNDGGFNDGVLYPSTEAVLSGLQPGVIYSYKVTAVNDGGESFPSEILSVCWQEDGRKPLLIVNGFDRLAGPARTAG